The following proteins are encoded in a genomic region of Microbacterium sp. NC79:
- a CDS encoding DUF501 domain-containing protein, with amino-acid sequence MTVPPFEPVRQVDLDVMSSQLGRQVRGVVGIAARCVCGNPTVVSTQPRLDDGTPFPTFYYMSHPGATASMSRLEASGIMAEYSALIENDEEVRAAYQRAHEAYLADRAQFGAVEEIDGISAGGMPTRVKCLHALVGHALAAGPGVNPIGDIALAAADWSPEVCICDEPGRAA; translated from the coding sequence GTGACTGTGCCCCCTTTTGAACCCGTCCGCCAGGTCGACCTCGATGTCATGAGCTCGCAGCTCGGCCGGCAGGTGCGCGGCGTCGTGGGCATTGCTGCCCGCTGCGTGTGCGGTAACCCGACCGTTGTGTCGACCCAGCCGCGCCTTGATGATGGCACGCCGTTTCCCACGTTCTATTACATGAGCCACCCCGGCGCCACCGCGTCAATGAGCCGCCTCGAGGCTTCGGGCATCATGGCGGAGTATTCGGCACTCATCGAGAATGATGAAGAAGTCCGCGCCGCCTACCAGCGCGCACATGAGGCGTACCTTGCCGACCGCGCGCAGTTTGGTGCGGTCGAAGAGATCGACGGCATCTCCGCAGGGGGCATGCCTACCCGCGTCAAGTGCTTGCACGCCCTCGTCGGTCATGCTCTTGCCGCCGGCCCAGGCGTGAACCCGATCGGTGACATTGCACTTGCGGCCGCCGACTGGTCGCCCGAGGTATGCATCTGCGACGAGCCGGGTCGAGCGGCATGA
- a CDS encoding S8 family serine peptidase produces the protein MKRALTIVFAGAIAAMLSMGAPAVGVELANDPTPTPSITTDAPSPSPTPSDPVRAAEYWLDAYGITEAWKTTKGEGVTVAVIDTGVAHTAALDPAVIGGADFSGAGSDDGRTPVGVKDANHGTYVASLLAARAAADGTGMVGVAPESDILAISVGFGSSATVPFVDQLADAIVWAVDEGADIINLSLTTNQLSWDESWDDAFQYAFDHDVVVIVAAGNRGSGTSVVGAPATIPGVLTVAGVDPAGKASFGASTQGITIGLAAPSEKLLGIAPDGTMVTWDGTSGAAPIVAGVAALVRSAHPDLDAANVIQRLIQTATPVPGAATPSPLYGYGLIDANAAVTATGITHVDANPMGSLAEWVRIYRRADAPQPPQQQGEVPQVQIPELPPVEPQAAKPNPLMPSLESIRNGSIPLIAVTLPGILVALGVTAAARSIRSARESRTSSNDHSKEISSRA, from the coding sequence ATGAAGCGTGCGCTCACGATTGTTTTCGCCGGCGCCATCGCCGCGATGCTTTCGATGGGCGCACCTGCTGTCGGCGTTGAACTCGCTAACGATCCGACGCCGACACCGTCAATCACCACGGACGCGCCATCGCCGAGCCCCACTCCGAGCGATCCGGTGCGCGCTGCTGAATATTGGCTAGACGCCTACGGAATCACTGAGGCGTGGAAGACCACCAAGGGTGAGGGCGTCACCGTTGCCGTTATCGATACCGGCGTCGCGCACACGGCTGCCCTCGACCCTGCAGTCATCGGTGGTGCCGACTTTTCCGGTGCTGGTAGCGATGACGGACGCACCCCGGTGGGAGTGAAAGATGCCAACCACGGCACGTACGTCGCCTCGCTGCTTGCCGCGCGGGCTGCCGCCGACGGAACGGGCATGGTTGGAGTCGCACCTGAATCCGACATTCTCGCGATCTCTGTCGGTTTCGGATCTAGCGCCACGGTTCCTTTCGTTGACCAGCTCGCCGACGCGATCGTCTGGGCGGTCGATGAGGGCGCTGACATTATCAACCTGTCGCTGACAACCAACCAGCTGTCCTGGGATGAAAGCTGGGACGACGCCTTCCAATATGCGTTTGATCACGACGTTGTCGTGATCGTCGCCGCCGGAAACCGGGGGAGCGGCACCTCTGTGGTCGGAGCTCCCGCTACAATTCCCGGCGTGCTGACCGTCGCGGGCGTCGATCCGGCAGGCAAGGCGAGTTTCGGTGCATCGACGCAGGGCATCACGATCGGGTTGGCAGCACCGAGTGAGAAGCTGCTGGGGATCGCCCCGGACGGAACCATGGTGACATGGGACGGAACCAGTGGTGCCGCACCGATTGTGGCTGGCGTCGCCGCGCTGGTACGTTCTGCACACCCCGATCTCGATGCCGCGAACGTCATTCAACGCCTCATTCAGACCGCCACACCCGTGCCGGGAGCTGCGACGCCTTCGCCGCTATACGGTTACGGTCTGATCGACGCGAACGCTGCCGTCACCGCGACCGGTATCACTCATGTTGACGCGAATCCGATGGGCTCGCTGGCGGAATGGGTGCGCATTTATCGCCGCGCTGATGCGCCGCAGCCACCGCAACAACAGGGCGAGGTTCCGCAGGTTCAGATTCCGGAACTTCCGCCTGTCGAACCACAGGCAGCCAAGCCGAATCCCCTGATGCCTTCCTTAGAATCCATCCGGAACGGCTCTATTCCGCTCATCGCTGTGACATTGCCTGGTATTCTAGTAGCGCTCGGCGTCACTGCTGCTGCCCGAAGCATCCGTTCGGCGCGCGAGTCGCGCACGTCGAGTAATGATCACTCAAAGGAAATATCTTCCCGTGCCTAA